In the genome of Terriglobales bacterium, one region contains:
- a CDS encoding glutamate synthase subunit beta, with the protein MGKVTGFKEYTREVPVRRAVEERVNDYFEVYQPFSDDKVRAQAARCMDCGIPFCHTGCPVNNIIPDWNDLAYRDSWQEAIRVLHSTNNFPEFTGRICPAPCEAACVLGINEPPVTIKVIEKTIVDRAWNEGWIKPEPPETRTEKRVAIVGSGPAGLAAAQQLNRAGHWVTVFEKADRIGGLLRYGIPDFKMEKSVLDRRLEQMAEEGVRFQTKAHIGGDIPASDLSQEFDAILLAGGAENPRDLKVPGRDLKGIHFAMEFLPQQNKKNAGDDVQNQILATGKHVVIIGGGDTGADCLGTSHRQKAKSVTQFEIMPMPPLDRASSTPWPLWPLQLRNESSHEEGGLRDWAVATSSFTGENGAVKKLHAVRVGSPPKFEPMADTDFTLDAELVLLAMGFTGPVKHGMIEQFGLELDTRGNVATKANYMSSVPGIFAAGDMRRGQSLVVWAIAEGRNAAKAVDEYLMGRTHLQ; encoded by the coding sequence GTGGGTAAAGTCACAGGTTTTAAGGAATATACCCGAGAGGTTCCGGTACGCCGCGCCGTCGAAGAGCGTGTGAACGACTACTTTGAAGTCTATCAACCGTTTTCCGACGACAAAGTGCGCGCACAAGCGGCACGCTGCATGGATTGCGGCATCCCCTTTTGCCACACCGGCTGTCCGGTCAACAACATCATTCCTGACTGGAATGACCTTGCTTATCGCGATAGTTGGCAGGAAGCTATTCGCGTGCTGCACTCCACGAATAATTTCCCGGAATTCACCGGACGCATCTGTCCCGCGCCTTGCGAAGCCGCCTGCGTACTCGGCATCAACGAGCCTCCGGTGACGATCAAAGTGATCGAAAAGACCATCGTAGACCGCGCCTGGAACGAAGGATGGATCAAACCCGAACCGCCCGAAACCCGCACTGAAAAACGGGTCGCCATCGTTGGCTCGGGACCGGCAGGTCTCGCCGCAGCCCAGCAATTGAATCGCGCCGGTCACTGGGTCACGGTCTTCGAAAAGGCGGACCGCATCGGCGGCTTGCTGCGCTATGGCATTCCTGATTTCAAGATGGAAAAGAGTGTCCTCGACCGCAGGCTGGAACAGATGGCGGAAGAGGGCGTGCGCTTCCAGACCAAAGCCCACATAGGCGGCGATATTCCTGCATCGGACCTCAGCCAGGAATTTGACGCAATCCTGCTGGCGGGCGGCGCCGAGAATCCCCGGGACCTGAAAGTGCCCGGCCGTGATCTCAAAGGGATCCACTTTGCCATGGAGTTTCTGCCGCAGCAGAACAAGAAGAATGCCGGCGATGATGTCCAGAACCAGATTCTTGCCACGGGCAAGCACGTGGTAATCATCGGCGGCGGCGACACCGGCGCCGACTGCCTGGGCACCAGCCACCGGCAAAAGGCAAAGTCAGTCACGCAGTTCGAGATCATGCCCATGCCGCCCCTGGATCGCGCTTCCAGCACCCCCTGGCCGCTGTGGCCGCTGCAACTGCGTAATGAAAGCTCGCACGAAGAAGGCGGCCTGCGCGATTGGGCCGTCGCAACCTCAAGCTTCACCGGCGAAAACGGCGCAGTGAAGAAGCTGCATGCCGTGCGCGTGGGCTCTCCGCCTAAGTTTGAACCCATGGCGGACACCGATTTCACTTTGGACGCTGAGCTTGTCCTGCTGGCGATGGGCTTCACCGGCCCTGTAAAGCACGGGATGATCGAACAGTTTGGCCTGGAGCTGGATACTCGCGGCAACGTGGCCACCAAGGCAAACTACATGAGTTCTGTACCGGGCATTTTCGCAGCCGGTGACATGCGCCGCGGCCAGTCGCTGGTGGTATGGGCAATTGCCGAAGGCCGCAACGCCGCCAAAGCGGTGGATGAGTACTTGATGGGCAGAACCCACCTGCAGTAG